One segment of Kogia breviceps isolate mKogBre1 chromosome 14, mKogBre1 haplotype 1, whole genome shotgun sequence DNA contains the following:
- the SPACDR gene encoding sperm acrosome developmental regulator, with protein MVVVVRFFRRIWRKISRWVFFWKRKAKSTIVEHTDSKKNELKVEKTSKVSETFKLVESPKEAKVSKMDVSSRVADPCMLAKTTADGAAVEAGHGQRSLLQLPRTAVRSVSTLMVSALQSGWQLCGWKSSVSSTSVTSQMKTGSPLESRGTEILQEVYLVLWAVRKQLRQLARRQERRRRHHIRAHTCPQPDPVQGLKQDSQSPL; from the exons ATGGTTGTGGTCGTGAGGTTCTTCCGAAGGATTTGGCGCAAGATTAGTCGCTGG GTTTTCTTCTGGAAACGCAAAGCTAAGTCAACCATCGTAGAACACACCGACTCCAAGAAAAATGAGTTGAAGGTGGAGAAGACTTCCAAGGTGTCTGAGACTTTCAAGTTGGTGGAGTCCCCCAAGGAGGCTAAGGTCTCCAAGATGGATGTGTCCTCCAGGGTGGCTGACCCCTGCATGTTGGCCAAGACCACCGCGGATGGGGCTGCAGTGGAGGCGGGCCATGGGCAGAGATCGCTGTTGCAGCTGCCCCGGACTGCCGTCAGATCTGTCTCCACGCTCATGGTCTCCGCCCTGCAGTCTGGCTGGCAGCTGTGCGGCTGGAAG TCATCTGTGAGTTCTACCTCAGTCACCTCCCAAATGAAGACCGGGTCCCCTTTGGAGTCGAGAGGGACTGAGATACTGCAGGAAGTGTACCTGGTGCTGTGGGCCGTTCGGAAACAACTGCGGCAGCTGGCGCGCAGGCAGGAGAGGCGGCGACGGCACCATATCCGGGCCCACACCTGTCCCCAACCTGACCCAGTTCAGGGCTTGAAACAGGATTCCCAGAGTCCCCTCTAG